One Pseudocalidococcus azoricus BACA0444 genomic region harbors:
- the rsmD gene encoding 16S rRNA (guanine(966)-N(2))-methyltransferase RsmD — protein sequence MVIRIQGQRKLATPPGNQTRPTTAKVRQALFNIWQNSVSGCRWLDLCAGSGAMGAEALVRGASVVVGIEKNPQACRLIQHNWQSLAQTEQQFQVIRADVLQALKQLPPAPFDHIYFDPPYDSHLYQPVLKLIAELNLLSPTGAMAVECRTHQLPDLTGLGAYRQKVYGSTTLIIASSFNDEIMT from the coding sequence CGGAAATTAGCGACCCCACCTGGCAATCAGACCCGTCCGACTACGGCCAAAGTTCGCCAAGCCCTGTTTAACATCTGGCAAAATTCGGTCTCGGGTTGTCGCTGGTTGGATCTCTGTGCAGGCAGTGGGGCCATGGGGGCAGAAGCCTTAGTCCGGGGAGCCAGTGTCGTGGTTGGGATCGAGAAAAATCCCCAAGCCTGTCGGCTGATTCAACACAATTGGCAATCCCTCGCCCAGACCGAGCAGCAATTCCAAGTCATCCGCGCTGATGTGCTCCAAGCCTTAAAGCAACTACCGCCTGCCCCCTTTGACCATATCTATTTTGACCCACCCTACGACAGCCATCTTTATCAACCGGTTCTCAAACTCATTGCCGAATTAAACCTGTTAAGCCCCACTGGAGCAATGGCTGTGGAATGTCGGACTCATCAACTGCCGGATTTAACGGGCCTGGGGGCGTATCGGCAAAAAGTCTATGGCAGCACAACGTTGATTATTGCTTCTAGTTTTAATGACGAAATTATGACCTAA